A region from the Neomicrococcus aestuarii genome encodes:
- a CDS encoding recombinase family protein translates to MSGLLIGYARVSTAEQDLATQQAALEALGVETANLYVDHGLTGTNRERPGLGKALAAVRAGDTLVVTKLDRLARSLPDARDIADELSKKGVALSLGGSVYDPNDPVGRLLFNVLGMVAEFEADLIRARTREGMAIAKAKGKLKGKQPKLSATQRKHLLSVAAKGEHTQSELAELFNVSRTTIYRELRKT, encoded by the coding sequence ATGAGTGGACTACTGATCGGATACGCCCGCGTATCCACCGCCGAACAAGACCTGGCAACACAACAAGCAGCCCTTGAAGCACTCGGCGTCGAAACAGCAAACCTCTATGTGGACCATGGACTCACCGGAACGAACCGTGAACGACCAGGACTCGGCAAAGCACTCGCCGCCGTCCGCGCTGGCGACACCCTCGTCGTCACCAAACTCGACCGCCTCGCACGGTCCCTCCCCGACGCCAGAGATATCGCAGATGAACTCAGTAAGAAGGGTGTAGCGCTTAGTCTCGGTGGCAGCGTTTACGATCCAAACGACCCAGTCGGGCGACTGCTATTCAACGTCCTCGGCATGGTCGCCGAGTTCGAAGCCGACCTCATACGCGCCCGGACCCGCGAAGGAATGGCCATCGCCAAAGCCAAAGGAAAACTCAAAGGCAAACAACCCAAACTCTCAGCGACACAACGGAAGCACCTGCTCTCGGTCGCTGCGAAGGGCGAGCACACTCAGAGCGAGCTCGCAGAGTTGTTCAACGTTTCTCGAACAACGATCTACCGAGAACTTAGGAAGACATGA
- a CDS encoding carbohydrate ABC transporter permease: protein MGRMLTVVLLLAISLIFLYPFAWLFAASLKPRGEVFDNSLIPHTFTPQNYVEVWNQLPLGNWVLNSLLIAFIAATLVTFSSAMVAFGFAYFRFPLRRFLFGLVLATMMLPGAVTMVPQYLIWNNLGLVGTWVPLFGMNLFGSAFYIFLQRQFFMGLPRELFEAARIDGAGYWGLFRRIALPLSVPSLVVIFIFEFQASWNNLQAALIYLNSGSPEEFTAPLGIAYAMTKYSPTNGGQGDYQYVMVASLLVTLPMLLLFAFGQRYFVQGIATEGRKG from the coding sequence ATGGGGCGCATGCTCACTGTGGTGCTGTTGCTAGCAATTTCGCTGATCTTTCTTTACCCCTTTGCTTGGCTATTCGCTGCGAGCCTGAAACCGCGGGGTGAAGTGTTCGATAATTCACTGATCCCACACACCTTCACACCACAGAACTACGTGGAAGTGTGGAACCAGTTGCCGCTAGGTAATTGGGTCCTCAATTCACTGCTCATTGCTTTTATTGCCGCGACATTGGTGACATTTTCTAGCGCCATGGTTGCTTTTGGGTTCGCCTATTTCAGGTTTCCCTTGCGCCGATTCCTTTTCGGCCTTGTGCTTGCCACAATGATGCTTCCTGGCGCCGTCACCATGGTTCCCCAATACCTGATTTGGAACAATTTAGGACTGGTAGGCACGTGGGTTCCTCTTTTTGGGATGAACCTCTTTGGCTCAGCGTTCTATATCTTCTTGCAACGACAATTTTTCATGGGTCTTCCACGGGAACTTTTCGAAGCTGCTCGTATTGACGGTGCAGGGTATTGGGGACTATTTCGTCGCATTGCATTACCGCTTTCTGTACCGTCGCTTGTAGTGATTTTCATCTTTGAGTTTCAAGCTAGCTGGAACAATCTACAAGCCGCCTTAATTTATCTGAATTCCGGATCCCCGGAAGAATTCACTGCTCCGCTGGGCATCGCCTACGCCATGACGAAATACAGCCCCACCAACGGTGGACAGGGTGACTATCAATACGTCATGGTCGCCTCGCTGCTGGTCACCCTTCCGATGCTCTTGCTCTTCGCGTTCGGCCAGCGTTATTTCGTTCAAGGCATCGCCACAGAGGGCCGAAAGGGATAG
- a CDS encoding SulP family inorganic anion transporter — protein MNGDSFVSTQTPAEPQALTPVERQSVLRTLKSPRLLKTEVLAGLVVALALIPEAIAFSIIAGVDPRIGLFASFTMAVSIAFLGGRPAMISAATGAIALVIAPLMESHGIDYFIAAVIMAGIFQIILALLGVAKLMRFIPRQVMVGFVNALAILIFMSQVPELLGVPWLVYPLTALGLLIVFGLPKLTTAIPAPLVAIVVLTLITVFASLAVPTVGDKGELPESLPALFFPNVPLNFETLQILFPYALAMAFVGLLESLMTAKLVDDVTDTHSNKTRESWGQGAANIITGFFGGMGGCAMIGQTMINVKASGARTRISTFLAGVFLLILVVVLGDIVALIPMAALVAVMIFVSIATFDWHSIKPSTLRMMPKSETTVMLVTVIFTVATHNLAIGVGAGVLTAMVLFANRVAHFVTVTRTVEEHFDQEIAKYVVDGELFFASSNDLYTQFNYAEDPEDIVIDMHQSHLWDASTIAALDSITDKYEKYGKNVDVQGLNQASANMRERMGGKLGGGH, from the coding sequence ATGAATGGAGACTCCTTCGTGAGCACACAAACACCTGCAGAACCCCAGGCCCTCACGCCAGTAGAGCGCCAATCGGTGCTGCGCACCCTGAAATCCCCGCGACTACTCAAAACCGAAGTCCTCGCCGGGCTCGTCGTTGCTTTGGCCCTGATCCCTGAAGCCATCGCCTTCTCCATCATCGCCGGAGTCGACCCTCGCATTGGTCTCTTCGCGTCCTTCACCATGGCGGTCTCGATCGCCTTCCTCGGCGGACGCCCCGCCATGATTTCAGCCGCCACCGGTGCTATCGCCCTGGTGATCGCCCCGTTGATGGAAAGTCACGGGATCGATTACTTCATAGCCGCAGTGATCATGGCCGGAATTTTCCAAATCATCTTGGCATTGCTTGGGGTCGCTAAGCTCATGCGCTTCATCCCGCGCCAAGTGATGGTCGGTTTCGTCAACGCTCTGGCCATCCTGATTTTCATGTCTCAGGTTCCCGAGCTTCTCGGGGTCCCCTGGCTGGTCTATCCACTGACTGCGCTGGGACTTTTGATCGTCTTCGGCCTGCCTAAATTGACCACCGCGATCCCGGCTCCGCTGGTCGCCATTGTCGTTTTGACCCTCATTACCGTCTTCGCGTCCCTGGCTGTTCCCACCGTCGGGGATAAAGGAGAGCTGCCCGAAAGCCTACCCGCGTTATTTTTCCCTAACGTTCCACTGAATTTCGAGACGCTGCAGATTCTCTTCCCCTACGCTTTGGCCATGGCCTTCGTGGGACTACTTGAATCACTGATGACCGCGAAACTTGTCGATGATGTCACTGACACGCACTCGAATAAGACCCGCGAATCCTGGGGTCAGGGTGCAGCGAATATCATCACCGGATTCTTCGGCGGCATGGGCGGGTGCGCGATGATCGGGCAGACCATGATCAATGTGAAAGCTTCTGGAGCGCGAACGCGAATTTCCACTTTCCTCGCTGGTGTCTTCCTGCTCATCTTGGTCGTAGTCTTGGGTGATATCGTCGCGCTGATCCCGATGGCCGCACTGGTCGCGGTCATGATCTTCGTATCGATCGCCACCTTCGACTGGCACAGTATCAAGCCCTCCACGCTGCGCATGATGCCCAAGAGCGAAACCACCGTCATGCTGGTCACCGTGATCTTCACCGTCGCCACGCACAACCTCGCGATCGGTGTCGGGGCCGGTGTGCTTACTGCCATGGTGCTCTTCGCCAACCGCGTCGCGCACTTCGTGACCGTGACCCGCACAGTCGAAGAGCATTTTGACCAGGAAATTGCGAAGTATGTCGTCGACGGCGAATTGTTCTTCGCTTCCTCCAACGACCTATACACCCAGTTCAACTACGCAGAGGACCCTGAGGACATCGTGATCGACATGCATCAGTCGCATCTGTGGGACGCCTCGACCATTGCGGCCTTGGATTCCATCACTGACAAATATGAGAAGTATGGGAAGAACGTGGACGTTCAAGGGCTGAACCAAGCCAGTGCCAACATGCGCGAACGCATGGGTGGAAAACTCGGCGGCGGTCACTAA
- a CDS encoding MerR family transcriptional regulator, translating into MPEPTPAAANTRTLHIGDMVEATGLSHRTIRHYDEVGLLPASTRSEGGFRVYTESDLKRMLVIRSMKPLGFTLEEMGELLDTVDKLAAEPANETARVKLTEYTQRAITKRDKLALNLERAESFIADLHTK; encoded by the coding sequence ATGCCTGAACCCACACCAGCGGCTGCTAATACGCGCACCCTGCATATTGGAGACATGGTTGAGGCGACAGGTCTCTCACATCGCACCATTCGCCATTACGACGAGGTGGGTCTCCTGCCAGCAAGCACCCGCAGCGAGGGAGGATTTCGCGTGTATACCGAATCAGATTTGAAACGCATGCTGGTGATCCGTTCCATGAAACCACTGGGTTTCACCTTGGAAGAGATGGGTGAACTGCTAGACACAGTGGACAAACTAGCCGCTGAACCTGCTAACGAAACTGCTCGTGTGAAGCTCACTGAATACACCCAGCGGGCGATCACCAAGCGCGATAAACTGGCCTTGAACCTGGAACGAGCCGAATCATTCATCGCTGACCTGCACACCAAATGA
- a CDS encoding AAA family ATPase, translating to MGPTTFIATKEHRRFTEFANAVRRQRTIGVCYGQAGIGKTLSAKRYANWSPKAEALIEEWGRREDSDLQIYKDLAKTRTVFFTPGVLTTPKQIKDELSLVTTRTSICIHQHLDTLGATNGPMNQDKHVELIIVDESERLNATALEVLRDRYDRNNIALMLIGMPGIEKQFSRYPQLYSRVGFAHEYRPLAQDELHFVLQRKWRALGKTLDLEDFTDTQAVAAIARITRGNFRLIDRLFTQMQRVMKINELDTITDDVVEAARSTLVIGIS from the coding sequence ATGGGACCAACAACTTTTATCGCAACGAAAGAGCACCGCCGCTTCACTGAGTTCGCCAATGCGGTGCGTCGGCAGCGGACTATCGGGGTCTGCTATGGACAAGCTGGAATCGGCAAAACCCTATCGGCTAAACGTTATGCCAACTGGAGCCCGAAAGCCGAGGCGTTAATAGAGGAATGGGGTCGACGGGAGGACAGTGACCTCCAGATCTACAAGGATCTGGCCAAAACGCGGACCGTCTTCTTCACCCCAGGGGTTCTGACGACGCCTAAGCAAATCAAGGATGAACTCTCTCTGGTCACCACCCGGACCTCGATCTGTATCCATCAACATCTCGATACTTTAGGTGCCACGAATGGCCCGATGAATCAAGACAAGCATGTTGAGCTGATCATCGTTGATGAGTCGGAGCGACTCAACGCCACTGCCTTAGAAGTGCTACGAGATAGGTATGACAGGAACAATATCGCTCTGATGCTGATTGGGATGCCTGGCATCGAAAAGCAGTTCAGTCGATACCCTCAGCTCTATAGCCGTGTTGGTTTCGCTCACGAGTACCGTCCGCTTGCTCAGGATGAACTGCATTTCGTTTTGCAACGAAAGTGGCGTGCCCTCGGCAAAACTCTGGACTTGGAGGACTTCACCGATACCCAAGCTGTCGCGGCGATCGCCCGTATCACGCGAGGTAATTTCCGGCTGATCGATCGACTCTTCACACAGATGCAGCGAGTCATGAAAATCAATGAGCTGGACACGATTACCGATGATGTTGTTGAAGCTGCTCGATCCACGCTAGTGATCGGAATCAGTTGA
- a CDS encoding recombinase family protein, whose protein sequence is MRHLGYTRVSTSSQDAALQLDALAAAGVQKRDVFADVTSGSRSAIERPGMKKLLEYAQSGDTVVVWRVDRLGRSLIDVLNTVNLLRERGVNVRSISDGIDPATSTGRMMLNMLASLAEYERELIVERVNAGIAAARQSGTRFGRPVSDPAVIADKLAIAKDARARGRTAEDAARLVGWSRATFYRHLGQESASVKSL, encoded by the coding sequence GTGAGGCATTTGGGATACACACGAGTGAGCACTTCGAGCCAAGACGCGGCCTTGCAACTCGACGCTCTTGCTGCAGCGGGGGTGCAGAAACGCGACGTGTTCGCCGATGTGACATCCGGCAGCCGGAGCGCGATTGAGCGGCCCGGGATGAAGAAACTGCTCGAGTACGCGCAGTCCGGGGACACCGTGGTGGTCTGGCGAGTAGACCGGCTCGGGCGATCCCTGATCGATGTTTTGAACACCGTGAACCTCTTACGAGAGCGCGGGGTTAATGTCCGCTCCATTTCCGATGGCATAGACCCGGCCACGTCGACCGGACGGATGATGCTGAACATGCTCGCCTCATTGGCCGAGTACGAGCGAGAGCTGATCGTTGAACGAGTCAATGCCGGCATTGCTGCCGCCCGGCAATCCGGAACCCGTTTCGGCCGGCCGGTCTCTGACCCGGCGGTGATTGCCGATAAGCTCGCGATCGCCAAAGATGCCCGCGCCAGGGGACGCACCGCCGAAGACGCAGCACGTCTGGTTGGCTGGAGCCGCGCGACGTTCTACCGCCACTTGGGCCAAGAATCCGCCTCTGTCAAGAGCCTGTGA
- a CDS encoding ferritin-like domain-containing protein produces MAGTIVAATSIEQPTSGELLTTDAIDVVVKALEATVKVMRDKHDAVDEADPTTADILHQYIADLEQQAWFISAEKRTPRTSK; encoded by the coding sequence ATGGCCGGAACCATTGTGGCTGCAACCTCAATTGAGCAACCAACAAGTGGTGAGTTACTGACCACTGACGCCATCGATGTAGTGGTTAAGGCGCTGGAAGCGACAGTAAAAGTAATGCGAGACAAGCACGACGCAGTGGACGAGGCGGATCCGACGACCGCCGATATTCTGCACCAGTACATTGCCGACCTGGAGCAACAGGCATGGTTCATTAGTGCGGAGAAGCGGACTCCCCGCACCAGCAAATAG
- a CDS encoding Mu transposase C-terminal domain-containing protein codes for MKAGTSYSGLIKATARWEILRQHVEDGVPLTVLAEEHHIGLRTLQRWHQSFKLQGKPGLEPVAQGKRGRRMPSDFVKLVEGLALAKPPRTTAAIHQQANKVALHLGWAPVSYSTIRSIVGEIDPGMMTLAQQGAAVYRDKYELVWRRRAERPNSVWQADHTELDILVLDASHQPVRPWLTTIMDDYSRALCGYMIFTGAPSSLNTALALREAIWPKKTADWPMCGIPDVLYVDHGTDFTSHHLAQAARDLHFEITFSAVARPQGRGKIERFFGTLNTELLARLPGYLHNVRNPKPGLSISELDTALGEFIGQNYHQREHQEIKETPQKAWQGNGWLPRLPESIDELNLLLLTVAKPRIVHRDGVHFQGLRYISPLLAAYVGESVILRYDPRDVAEIQVFHHGQHICKAVDPTHERSIMTFKDVQKARSARKRQLRGQINERIATVAEFLAAGQPTTEAPQPDPAVHRTKKTKLRTYAEDE; via the coding sequence GTGAAAGCAGGAACCTCTTACAGCGGCCTGATCAAGGCAACGGCACGCTGGGAAATACTGCGGCAACACGTCGAAGACGGAGTGCCGCTGACGGTCTTGGCTGAGGAACACCATATCGGCCTGAGGACACTGCAGCGATGGCACCAGAGCTTCAAGCTCCAGGGGAAGCCTGGTCTGGAACCGGTGGCACAGGGCAAACGCGGACGCCGGATGCCCAGCGACTTCGTGAAGCTGGTCGAAGGCCTCGCCTTAGCTAAACCGCCCAGGACCACTGCAGCCATCCACCAGCAAGCTAACAAGGTGGCGCTCCACCTGGGGTGGGCACCGGTTTCCTACTCCACCATCCGCTCGATTGTCGGCGAGATAGATCCCGGGATGATGACACTGGCGCAGCAAGGCGCGGCGGTGTACCGCGATAAGTACGAACTGGTCTGGCGCCGCCGCGCCGAACGTCCGAACTCGGTGTGGCAGGCTGATCATACCGAGCTCGACATCCTGGTCCTAGATGCTAGCCACCAGCCGGTCCGCCCGTGGCTCACCACGATCATGGATGATTACTCGCGAGCCCTATGCGGGTACATGATCTTCACCGGTGCTCCCTCATCCTTGAATACGGCATTGGCGTTGCGTGAGGCGATCTGGCCCAAAAAGACAGCTGATTGGCCGATGTGCGGAATCCCTGATGTGCTCTACGTGGACCACGGAACCGATTTCACGAGCCACCACTTGGCGCAGGCTGCCAGAGACTTGCACTTCGAAATCACTTTCTCCGCAGTAGCCCGGCCACAGGGCAGGGGAAAGATTGAGCGTTTCTTCGGTACGTTGAATACCGAGCTTTTGGCCCGACTACCGGGTTACTTGCACAACGTACGCAATCCCAAACCCGGACTATCGATTAGTGAACTGGACACGGCGCTAGGTGAGTTCATTGGGCAGAATTACCACCAGCGTGAACACCAAGAGATCAAAGAAACACCTCAAAAAGCGTGGCAGGGCAACGGCTGGTTGCCGCGTCTGCCTGAATCCATCGATGAACTGAACCTGCTGCTGCTCACGGTCGCCAAACCTCGAATCGTCCACCGCGATGGGGTGCACTTCCAAGGGCTACGCTACATATCTCCCTTGCTGGCTGCCTATGTCGGAGAATCCGTCATCCTTCGCTACGACCCGCGAGACGTTGCCGAGATTCAGGTCTTTCACCATGGCCAGCACATCTGCAAAGCTGTGGATCCCACGCACGAACGATCCATCATGACCTTTAAGGACGTCCAGAAAGCACGCTCTGCACGAAAGCGTCAGCTGCGCGGACAAATCAATGAACGAATCGCCACCGTCGCGGAATTTCTAGCGGCCGGGCAACCAACAACGGAGGCACCCCAGCCTGATCCGGCGGTCCACCGAACCAAGAAAACGAAGCTGCGCACTTACGCGGAGGACGAGTAA
- a CDS encoding CinA family protein, which produces MVDFALDWTVDQCLDALVEAVRSSGCSIATAESLTGGQLAAALSSAAAASDWYKGGIVAYQSDVKHGLLSTPAGPVVTAETASAMAVSVAHLLGARFSLGVTGVGGPDPQDGVSPGTVFVATFEDGKTAEVTRHNFSGQPLEILQQTVCASLRQITRRIKSGDP; this is translated from the coding sequence ATGGTTGACTTTGCTCTGGACTGGACAGTAGACCAGTGCCTTGATGCTTTGGTTGAGGCGGTGAGATCTTCTGGATGTTCTATTGCGACGGCGGAGTCGTTAACCGGTGGACAGCTTGCTGCTGCCCTTTCATCTGCCGCCGCTGCCAGTGATTGGTATAAAGGCGGGATAGTGGCTTACCAGTCTGATGTCAAACATGGACTACTGTCCACTCCCGCCGGTCCGGTGGTGACGGCCGAGACCGCTTCAGCGATGGCCGTGTCGGTCGCTCATTTACTTGGGGCACGATTCAGCTTGGGCGTAACTGGTGTGGGTGGACCGGACCCCCAAGATGGTGTATCTCCGGGGACAGTATTTGTGGCTACTTTTGAGGATGGAAAAACCGCCGAGGTCACACGTCATAATTTTTCTGGGCAACCTCTTGAGATCCTTCAGCAAACAGTTTGTGCTTCACTGCGCCAAATTACCCGCCGTATTAAGTCAGGGGACCCCTAA